The window CATACTGAAAAATGGTGGAGGGGGGAGGATTCGAACCTCCGAAGGCTGAGCCGACAGATTTACAGTCTGTTCCCTTTGGCCACTCGGGAACCCCTCCATATTTTGGGCGCCTCATTGAAAAGGCAGAGTCCTATTTACACTCTCTGCTGCTCTCTGCAAAGATCTTTTTTACTTTTTTTTGAAAAATTTAAAGAGAGTCAGTGAGTCAATATCGACTATCCACCATAAGTCGGCAACATAGCACCTCCCCTGATCCCGGTTTGAGAAGGCATCCAATCCAGGGAGCAAATCAAACAGGATTTTCCCGCCTGTACCGGTATCGATTTTTCATCCAGCAGACAGACTCCCAGCCACGATAGTCATTCTGCAACCTGACTTAACCGGGCAAACGGTATCCCCTGTTTCTGATCAATCCGAAAGCTTCATTCCCCCAGCGCCCTTGTCTCGCAATGATATAGGGTTTCAGTCAATTTTCATCTAACCTTTTCCTCTTTTCACAGATATGATCATAGGATGAACAATGAACGAAGAAATACCAATGTCAAAGGATTTTGGTGGAAGCGTTTCTTTTACTCGGTCACAGGAGCAACCAATGACTACGAGTTGGGCCCCAACTGGTTTGCCTCCGTGATGGGTACAGGAATCATAGCCAACGCAGCCGCTTCGTTGCCTCTACTTTCTGAAAAACTTCAAGTATTTGCTCTCATTGTCTGGTGCATCGCGTTTACCATGCTGGCTGGCCTTATGCTTGCAACCTTCGTCCTCCTGCTCCAGGGACTCAGTGTCTGGAGAAAGCATTTCAGAGATCCGATGATGGCGCAATTTTACGGGGCACCTCCCATGGCCATTCTCACCATTGCAGGTGGCACCATCCTGCTGGGTGATACCATCCTCGGCCAGGAATTTGCTCTTAGAGTCAGCTGGGCTCTCTGGTTTCTCGGCACCATCAGCGGCCTTGGCTCTGCTGTGATTATTCCCTATCGCTTGTTTACTAAATTCAGGGTGCGACAGGACTCTGCCTTTGGAGGTTGGCTGATGCCAGTTGTCCCTCCAATGGTATCCTCGGCAATTGGGGCGATGCTTGTTCCCCACACCCCTGCGGGCACTATCAGAGAGACGATGTTTTACCTCTGTTTTTCCATGTTCGGGTTGAGCATGGTGACTGCCGCGATCATCATATCAATGATCTGGAGCCGACTGGCGCACCATGGTACATCCGGCACCTCCCGGGTACCAACTCTATGGATTGTTTTAGGCCCATTGGGCCAGTCCATGACCGCGGCAGGTATACTCGGTACTGTCGCCGATGGCGCGATCCCGACCCATATTGCTCAGGGGTTTGAGTTGTTCGCTGTGCTCTATAGTGTACCAATTTTCGGATTTGTGATCCTCTGGACATGCATGGCAACGCTGCTGACCTTTCGTGCCCGTCGCCGGCAGATGAGATTTGCCCTTACCTACTGGGCATTCACCTTTCCTGTGGGTACGTGTGTCACCGGTATTGCGCAATTAGCCCACCACACCGATCTTCCCCTGTTTGAATGGGTGAGTATTTTCTTCTATCTCTGCTTATTAACCGCCTGGGCTGTGGCCGCCTTTGGCACCACAAGAGGCATGATAACAGGACATCTGTTTCGACCACCAGCCTCAACATCCCCCATCATATCCACCAAAGACCCCGACTTCACCGGTGACATTCTCGATGAGCCATAGTCGCTGTCAGCACAAGGCATATAAAATCAATGAGTAAAACTTCGATCAGTCATAACGTGATAGGGCCCCGACACGTAATTTTCGGATATAGTCGCCCTGCATTCCTTCCCTTCCGTTGACTACAAACAAAAAAAGCCCCATGGACCGAAGTCCATGGGGCTTTTACAATCTACTCTAAACGTAATCAGAATTAGATCTGGGTAACGTTTGCAGCAGCAGGTCCTTTCTGACCCTGTACAACGTCGAAGGTTACGCGAGCGCCTTCTTCGAGGGTTTTGAAACCGGTAGCATTGATTGCGGTGTGGTGTACGAACAGATCGTCGCCGCCATCCTGAGCAATAAAACCAAAACCTTTTGAATCGTTAAACCATTTTACTGTTCCTTCAGCCATGATACTTCTCCATAATGAAGTTCTTTGTTCCAAACCAAGGCAGAATCCATCATACTGAAAAAACAGTATAGTAATAAATTTCGCATCCTAAGTACTGAAACAGAGTAAGAGATAACTTTCTTACCTCTATTTAATATGAATAAGACGAAATGCCCTATCCATCTCTACTGTGCCGTCTCCCGATCCAATATGAACCAATCGATCATGCACCCTACCGACACTCTGTCGGAAATTTTTCGAGGGTTTACAGCTAAAAACCATCCTCCCTCTTTATATCTGGTACGCCCGAGAGGATTCGAACCTCTGACCTACGGATTAGAAGTCCGTTGCTCTATCCAGCTGAGCTACGAGCGCTCATAGATTGTAGATGTGTAGTGCCAACAAAGACAACACAGTCACGAGCGACATAATAACCAAACCAAAACAAAAAGCAACAGGTTCTTTTAAATTAATCGAGTCCCCTGATTTTTTTCCATACAGGGCCACTGTCAGTATCGATCACAGTTATCCCCTTAGCTGCCAGCTCTTCTCTTGCATCATCAGCAAGTTGCCAATCTTTTTTTAACCTGGCCTGCTCCCGGCGCTGGATCAAAGCATTCACTTCCGGCGCCAGTGGACAACCCTGCAAACGAAAAATTCGCAGCACATCATCAATTTTTTTCAGGCATTCAAGAATATACTCTTTTTGGTCACGATCCAGATTATTGAGCAGGAGAATGGGATTGGTCCGATTGATAAAGATGTAAATCGCAGCCATCGCTTTAGAAACGTTCAGATCGTCATCCATTGCCTCGAAAAACTGTTCTTCCATGGCCGACACATAACTTGCAACTTCCGGATGCGGCTTGCCCGGCGGCAAACAGTGCAGCTTGCAGATAAATTCATCAATACGCCTCAAAGCCGTACGTACACTCTCTAACCGTTTATAAGAGAAGTTGATTGGCTTGCGATAGTGCACACTCAGAAGCATCAAGCGCACTTCCCTTGCGGTGAAACCCTTCGCCACCACATCGGCAAGAGTCACCACATTACCATTCTCAGCAGCCATCTTTTTCCCATCAACCAGGAGCATCTCAGAGTGCAGCCAGTATTTCGCCAGTGGTTTGTCCGTCAACGCCTCCGATATTGCGATCTCATTCTCATGATGGGGAAACATCAGGTTACGGCTGGAGGTATGGATATCCATCGTCTCACCGAGATTGCGAATTGCCATGGCAGCACACTCTACATGCCAGCTTGGGCGTACATTTCCCCAGTCTGTCTCGAAGAAGATACCTTTTTTCAACTCAGACAGAGTCGAACGCTTTAAAAGAGTAAAATCACGCGGGTTGTCTTTTTCATAGTCATCCAGATCAACTGTTTTGCCCAACTGAATCTTGCTAAGATCAACCCCGGAGAGCCGGCCGTATCTGGGAAATTTAGAGATATCGAAATAGATTGAGCCATTTTTTTCGTAGGCATACCCTTTATGCAGCAACTCATGGGCAATCTCGATCATGTCCTTTATATGCTCGCTGGCCCGGGGGTAACCTGTTGCCTTCCTGGCACCCAATGCCTCAATATCTGATATAAACCCATCGATATAGCCCTGGGTAAAATCAGCCAGTGGCTTACCTGCCGCCTCTGCACCGGCGATGGTGTTATCATCGATATCGGTAAAATTCATATACGCTGATACCTCAAAGCCTTTAACTTCGAGATAACGAGTCACAAGATCCGAAAATACAAAGCGCCTGCAGAGCAGCAGGTTTGCCTCTTCATATGCGGTGGGTCCGCAACTGTACAGGGTGACACTCCCCTCTTTTTGTGGCTCGAACAGTTCTTTTTTCTTGGAAAGAGTGTTGAAGAGATGAAGTTGAGATTCTTTTTCCTCTCTCTTTTTCGGGGGTGTAAAAAGCGGAGTACTGAGATACCGCTCACCACTATCCGGCAGCAGCACTACAAACATCCCACCCTCGACGTTTTTGGCATAATCCACCGCCGCAGACATGGCCGCACCGCTGCTCATGCCAACCAGCACTCCCTCTGTGCGCGCTAACCTGCGCACCATGTTGAAGGCATCATCATCTTCAATAGGCAGAATCTGGTCCGGCTGATTTTTATCATATATACCAGGACGATACGACTCCTTCATGTTTTTCAGACCCTGGATTTTATGTCCCCGGCCTGGCTCGACAGCCAGCACTTTGACCTGGGGGTGATTATCCCTGAACCATTTACTCAACCCCATGACGGTGCCTGATGTCCCCAGGGTTGCGACCACATGGGTCACCTTTCCTTCCGTCTGCCGCCAGATCTCCGGGGCGGTACCGACATAGTGCGCCCGCCAGTTGGCCTCGTTGTTGTACTGGTCGGTCATAAAGTAGCGATCGGGAAATTCCCTGGCCATTGCATAACACTTCTCTATCGCCCCATCTGTGGCGCGCCTGGCAGGAGTCAGTAGAATCTCCGCACCATAGGCTTGCATTATCTTACGACGCTCAATGGAGGCAGACTCCGGCATCACCAACACACAACGGTAGCCCTTGGCTGCACAAACCATAGCCAGGCCGATACCGGTATTGCCGCTGGTAGCCTCCAGCACGATCTTTTCCTTGGTCAACGCGCCGCTGGCCTCGCCAGCTTCGATCATGGAAAGAGAGATGCGCTCCTTGACGGAGCCGCCGGGATTGGTGGCTTCCACCTTGCCGTAAATTTCTACACCAGGCTGGTCCAACAGCCTGTTCATGCGGACCAGCGGGGTGTTCCCAATTGCATCAAGAATTGAATCAAATAACATTGGCCAACCGATGATTTTGAACACACCACGATACATCTGTGATGGAGTTGTTGATAGATGAGCTTTCAGAGAGAAAACTTAAGAACCACATCCGGAAATAACTAATACTTCGTGGAAGATACAGCCTATCACAGTTGGGTCAAGTCATTTTTTGGGGGACAGGACCTGGCAAACCCTTTCTACTCGCGCCTGCAGGCTTTGGAAAGGTACCAGAGCCGGACCAGGGCCTCCCGTGATGCCTCATCCTCAATAAAGGACGACTGTTCCTCGAATTTT of the Desulfosediminicola ganghwensis genome contains:
- a CDS encoding TDT family transporter, with the protein product MNNERRNTNVKGFWWKRFFYSVTGATNDYELGPNWFASVMGTGIIANAAASLPLLSEKLQVFALIVWCIAFTMLAGLMLATFVLLLQGLSVWRKHFRDPMMAQFYGAPPMAILTIAGGTILLGDTILGQEFALRVSWALWFLGTISGLGSAVIIPYRLFTKFRVRQDSAFGGWLMPVVPPMVSSAIGAMLVPHTPAGTIRETMFYLCFSMFGLSMVTAAIIISMIWSRLAHHGTSGTSRVPTLWIVLGPLGQSMTAAGILGTVADGAIPTHIAQGFELFAVLYSVPIFGFVILWTCMATLLTFRARRRQMRFALTYWAFTFPVGTCVTGIAQLAHHTDLPLFEWVSIFFYLCLLTAWAVAAFGTTRGMITGHLFRPPASTSPIISTKDPDFTGDILDEP
- a CDS encoding cold-shock protein, whose translation is MAEGTVKWFNDSKGFGFIAQDGGDDLFVHHTAINATGFKTLEEGARVTFDVVQGQKGPAAANVTQI
- the cysS gene encoding cysteine--tRNA ligase — its product is MLFDSILDAIGNTPLVRMNRLLDQPGVEIYGKVEATNPGGSVKERISLSMIEAGEASGALTKEKIVLEATSGNTGIGLAMVCAAKGYRCVLVMPESASIERRKIMQAYGAEILLTPARRATDGAIEKCYAMAREFPDRYFMTDQYNNEANWRAHYVGTAPEIWRQTEGKVTHVVATLGTSGTVMGLSKWFRDNHPQVKVLAVEPGRGHKIQGLKNMKESYRPGIYDKNQPDQILPIEDDDAFNMVRRLARTEGVLVGMSSGAAMSAAVDYAKNVEGGMFVVLLPDSGERYLSTPLFTPPKKREEKESQLHLFNTLSKKKELFEPQKEGSVTLYSCGPTAYEEANLLLCRRFVFSDLVTRYLEVKGFEVSAYMNFTDIDDNTIAGAEAAGKPLADFTQGYIDGFISDIEALGARKATGYPRASEHIKDMIEIAHELLHKGYAYEKNGSIYFDISKFPRYGRLSGVDLSKIQLGKTVDLDDYEKDNPRDFTLLKRSTLSELKKGIFFETDWGNVRPSWHVECAAMAIRNLGETMDIHTSSRNLMFPHHENEIAISEALTDKPLAKYWLHSEMLLVDGKKMAAENGNVVTLADVVAKGFTAREVRLMLLSVHYRKPINFSYKRLESVRTALRRIDEFICKLHCLPPGKPHPEVASYVSAMEEQFFEAMDDDLNVSKAMAAIYIFINRTNPILLLNNLDRDQKEYILECLKKIDDVLRIFRLQGCPLAPEVNALIQRREQARLKKDWQLADDAREELAAKGITVIDTDSGPVWKKIRGLD